A genomic window from Periophthalmus magnuspinnatus isolate fPerMag1 chromosome 16, fPerMag1.2.pri, whole genome shotgun sequence includes:
- the ubr5 gene encoding E3 ubiquitin-protein ligase UBR5 isoform X5, whose product MTSIHFVVHPLPGTEDQLNDRLREVSEKLNKYSFNSHPHLSLLEQASLKQCVVGPNHAGFLLEDGRVCRISFAVQPDRLELSKPDGSDGSKLSSGSGTGRSSRPGRTSDPPWFLSGSDTLGRLAGNTLGSRWSSGVNGGGGGGGGSGGSGGSGAGGGSSGGAGGGAGGGSSGGTSGRSSTTARDSRRQTRVIRTGRDRNSGLLGSQPQPVIPASVIPEELISQAQVVLQGKSRSVIIRELQRTNLDVNLAVNNLLSRDDEDGDDGDDTASESYLPGEDLMSLLDADIHSAHPSVIIDADAMFSEDISYFGYPSFRRSSLSRLGSSRERDSELLRERESVLRLRERRWLDGASFDTERGSTSRDGEPSLDKKSIPVQSPVSLGEELQWWPDKDGVKFVSIGALFSEMVAVSTKGELYQWKWSDPEPYRNAQNPSIHHPRVPFLGLVNEKITLLSANSIRATVATETNKVATWVDDTLSTVASKLEHSAQAFPELQGERMVSLHCCALYTCAQLENGLYWWGVVPFSQRKKMLEKARAKNKKPKSSAGISSIPNITVGTQVCLRSNPLYHAGAVAFSVSAGIPKVGVLLESVWNMNDSCRFQLRSPESLKNMEKTTKTQEIKTESKPELVKTEMGPPPSPASTCSDTSSIASSASLPYKRRRSTPAPKEEEKVNEEQWSLREVVFVEDIKNVPVGKVLKVDGAYVAVKFPGTSSSMSNQSTTAPLDSDPSSLLQDCRLLRIDELQVVKTGGTPKVPDCFQRTPKKLSIPEKAEILAVNVDSKGVHAVLKTGNWVRYCIFDLATGKAEQENNFPTSNLAFLGQSERNVAIFTAGQESPIILRDGNGTIYPMAKDCMGGIRDPDWLDLPPINSLGMGVHSLANLPSNSTIKKKAAIIIMAVEKQTLMQHVLRCDYEACRQYLVNLEQAFLLEQGSQALGALLGHRCDGNRNILHAAVSVCFPVSNKETKEEEEAERSERNTFAERLSAVEAIANAISVVSSNSSGNRTGSSSSRGLRLREMMRRSLRAAGLGRHESGPSSSDHQDPVSPPIAPPSWVPDPPPMDPDGDIDFILAPAVGSLTTASSGNSQGPSTSTIPAGPSTEQSVVESKDRKANAHLILKLMCDSVVLRPHLRELLSAKDARGMTPFMLAVSGRAYPAAITVLEAAQKMAKASDPGVPEKEDADTVFMEMICPTGTNPDDSPLYVLCCNDTCSFTWTGAEHINQDIFECRTCGLLESLCCCTECARVCHKGHDCKLKRTSPTAYCDCWEKCKCKTLIAGQKAARLDLLYRLLTTTNLVTTPNSRGEHILLFLVQTVARQSVEHCQYRPPRIREDRNRKTANAEDSDMPDHDLEPPRFAQLALERVLQDWNALKSMIMFGSQENKDPLSASSRIAHLLPEEQVYLNQQSGTIRLDCFTHCLIVKCAPDITFIDTLLGTLVKELQNKYTPGRREEAITVTRRFLRSVARVFVILSVEMASSKKKNNFIPQPIGKCRRVFQALLPYAVEELCNVAESLIVPVRMGIARPTAPFTLASTSIDAVQGSEELFSVEPLPPRPSPDQSNSSNQTAASYIIRNPQPRRSSQSQPVRGRDEEQDDIVSADVEEVEVVEGVAGEEDHHDDQEEQGEENAEAEGQHDEHDEDGSDMELDLLAAAETESDSESNHSNQDNASGRRSVVTAATAGSEAGSRVSLAFPYFGASSVPAFFSEDDSQSNDSSDSDSSSSQSDDVDQETFLFDEPLERTTSASHANSAAQAPRSMQWAVRNAPSQRTTGNTPSSSSTPAASSTGLIYIDPTNLRRSSAISSSAAAAAAALEATNSSSYLTSASSLARAYSIVIRQISDLMSLIPKYNHLVYSQYPAAVKLTYQDAVSLQNYVEEKLIPTWNWMVSIMDSTEAQLRYGSALSSAGDPGHPSHPLHASQHSARRERMTAREEASLRTLEGRRRAATLLTARQGMMSARGDFLNYALSLMRSHNDEHSDVLPVLDVCSLKHVAYVFQALIYWIKAMNQQTTLDTPQLDRKRNREILELGLDNEDSEHENDEDTNQSMAGSTLQDKDEDPVPAETGQNHPFFRRSDSMTFLGCIPPNPFDVPLAEAIPLADQPHLLQPNARKEDLFGRPSQGLYSSSSSSSYMATKGLAEASVDRNCLEVNPSQILPTKMSYSANLKNVMSMETSQRGPEAQTLGDQELEPSKPGPSPHDLAAQLKSSLLAEIGLTESDGPPLPSFRPHCSFMGMMISHDMLLGRWRLSLELFGRVFMEDVGAEPGSILTELGGFEVKESKFRREMEKLRNLQSRDLALEVDRDRDQLIQQTMRQLNTHFGRRCTTTPMAVHRVKVTFKDEPGEGSGVARSFYTAIALALLSNDKLPNLDCVQSVSKGMQASSTCHHDYNSNLMQRLRNRDRERERRSGGLRAGSRRDRDRDSRRQLSIDTRPFRPSSEGNPSDEPDPLPAHRQALGERLYPRVHAMQPAFASKITGMLLELSPAQLLLLLASEDSLRARVEEAMELLIAHGRENGADSILDLGLLETPEKAQQQENRKRHGSTRSVVDMELDDPDDGDDNAPLFYQPGKRGFYSPRPGKNTEARLNCFRNIGRILGLCLLQNELCPITLNRHVIKVLLGRKVNWHDFAFFDPVMYESLRQLIRHSLTGEAEAVFAAMDLAFAIDLCKEEGAGQVELLSGGVNMPVTPLNVYEYVRKYAEHRMLVVAEQPLHAMRKGLLDVIPKNALEDLTAEDFRLLVNGCGEVNVQMLISFTSFNDESGENADKLLQFKRWFWSIVEKMSMTERQDLVYFWTSSPSLPASEEGFQPMPSITIRPPDDQHLPTANTCISRLYVPLYSSKQILKQKLLLAIKTKNFGFV is encoded by the exons GCTCCGTGAAGTTTCTGAAAAACTCAACAAATACAGTTTTAACAG TCACCCACACCTCAGTCTGCTTGAGCAGGCCTCCCTAAAACAATGTGTTGTGGGCCCAAACCATGCAGGATTTCTCCTTGAG GATGGTCGAGTTTGTAGAATTAGCTTTGCAGTTCAACCTGATCGCCTGGAGCTTAGCAAACCGGATGGCAGTGATGG TTCAAAGTTGAGCAGTGGTTCAGGGACAGGAAGGAGCTCCAGGCCAGGCAGGACTAGTGATCCGCCCTGGTTCCTGTCTGGTTCAGACACTTTGGGCAGACTGGCAGGCAACACCCTTGG GAGTCGTTGGAGCTCTGGAGTGAATggcggaggtggaggaggtggaggttcAGGAGGATCAGGGGgcagtggagcaggtggaggcagcagtggaggagctggaggaggggcTGGAGGTGGGAGCAGTGGGGGCACCTCAGGCAGGTCATCCACTACTGCCCGAGACTCCCGACGCCAAACCAGAGTGATACGCACTGGGCGGGACCGGAATTCAGGTCTGTTAGGCAGCCAGCCCCAGCCTGTTATACCGGCATCTGTGATCCCTGAAGAGCTTATTTCTCAG GCTCAAGTAGTTCTGCAGGGCAAGTCCAGGAGTGTCATCATTCGAGAGCTGCAGAGGACCAATTTAGATGTCAACCTCGCTGTTAATAATCTGTTGAGCAGAGACGATGAAGACGGAGATGATGGTGATGACACAGCCAGCGAGTCCTACCTGCCTGGGG AGGACCTGATGTCCCTGTTGGATGCAGATATTCACTCGGCCCATCCCAGTGTCATTATTGATGCTGATGCCATGTTCTCTGAGGACATCAGCTATTTTGGCTACCCATCGTTCAGGCGCTCTTCCCTGTCCCGCCTAGGTTCCTCTAGAG AGAGAGACTCTGAGCTGCTGCGGGAACGGGAGTCAGTGCTGAGGTTACGGGAGCGCCGGTGGCTTGATGGCGCCTCGTTCGACACAGAGCGAGGCTCCACCAGCCGTGACGGAGAACCTAGCCTTGACAAGAAGAGCATCCCTGTTCAGAGCCCTGTGTCCTTAGGAGAAGAGCTGCAGTGGTGGCCTGACAAG GACGGTGTGAAGTTTGTGAGCATTGGCGCATTGTTCTCAGAGATGGTGGCTGTAAGCACCAAAGGAGAGTTGTATCAGTGGAAGTGGTCAGACCCTGAACCCTATAGGAATGCAcag AATCCATCAATTCATCACCCACGTGTCCCCTTCCTGGGCCTTGTGAATGAGAAGATCACTTTATTGTCAGCCAACAGCATCAGAGCCACAGTAGCCACAGAAACAAACAAG GTGGCGACTTGGGTAGATGATACACTCAGCACTGTGGCCTCTAAACTGGAGCACAGCGCCCAGGCCTTTCCAGAGCTGCAGGGTGAGCGCATGGTGTCACTGCACTGTTGTGCTCTCTACACATGCGCGCAGCTGGAGAATGGCCTCTACTGGTG GGGTGTTGTGCCATTTAGTCAGAGAAAGAAGATGCTTGAAAAGGCCAGAGCCAAGAACAAAAAGCCAAAGTCTAGTGCTGGCATCTCCTCGATACCGAACATAACTGTGGGAACTCAG GTGTGCTTGAGGAGTAACCCTCTGTATCACGCTGGTGCAGTGGCCTTTTCTGTCAGTGCTGGGATCCCTAAAGTGGGTGTTCTCCTGGAGTCTGTCTGGAACATGAATGACAGCTGCCGGTTCCAGCTGCGCTCACCAGAGAGCCTCAAGAACATGGAGAAGACAACCAAGACACAAGAGATTAA GACTGAGAGCAAGCCTGAACTAGTGAAGACTGAGATGGGTCCCCCTCCGTCCCCCGCCTCCACCTGCAGTGATACCTCCTCCATTGCGAGCAGTGCCTCTTTGCCCTACA AACGAAGGCGCTCGACTCCAGCTCccaaagaagaagagaaagtaaATGAAGAGCAATGGTCTCTCAGAGAAGTGGTGTTTGTGGAGGACATAAAAAATGTCCCTGTAGGAAAG GTGCTGAAAGTAGATGGTGCGTATGTTGCGGTGAAGTTTCCAGGGACATCGAGCAGCATGAGCAACCAAAGCACTACTGCTCCTCTGGACTCTGACCCATCTTCTCTGCTGCAGGACTGTAGGCTGTTGAGAAtagatgagctgcag GTGGTTAAAACTGGTGGGACTCCTAAAGTTCCTGACTGTTTCCAGCGAACGCCTAAAAAACTCAGCATTCCTGAAAAGGCTGAAATTCTAGCTGTGAATGTTGACTCCAAAG GAGTTCACGCAGTACTGAAAACTGGTAACTGGGTAAGATACTGTATCTTTGACCTGGCGACAGGCAAAGCTGAGCAGGAGAATAACTTCCCCACTAGTAACCTAGCCTTCCTAGGACAAAGTGAGCGAAACGTCGCCATCTTTACTGCTGGGCAG GAATCACCCATCATCCTTCGGGATGGAAATGGCACAATCTACCCTATGGCCAAAGACTGCATGGGGGGAATAAGAGATCCAGACTGGCTTGATTTGCCACCTATAAACAGCTTGGGTATGGGTGTTCACTCACTGGCCAATCTTCCCTCGAACTCAACAATCAAAAAGAAagctgctattattattatggctGTGGAG AAACAGACCCTGATGCAGCACGTTCTGCGCTGTGACTATGAGGCATGTCGACAGTATCTAGTGAACCTGGAGCAAGCCTTCCTCCTTGAACAGGGCAGTCAGGCTCTGGGAGCTCTTTTGGGGCACCGCTGCGATGGCAACCGCAACATCCTCCATGCCGCTGTGTCGGTCTGCTTTCCTGTGAGCAACAAGGAGACCAAAGAAGAGGAAG AGGCTGAACGATCAGAGAGGAACACATTTGCAGAGCGTCTGTCTGCTGTGGAGGCGATTGCAAATGCCATCTCAGTGGTGTCAAGCAACAGTTCTGGAAACAGGACTGGCTCCTCAAGCAGCAGAGG TCTTCGTCTGAGGGAGATGATGCGTAGATCATTGAGAGCAGCTGGTCTTGGTCGACATGAGTCAGGCCCATCCTCCAGTGACCATCAGGACCCAGTGTCCCCTCCCATTGCTCCACCGAGCTGGGTCCCCGATCCTCCACCTATGGACCCTG ATGGTGACATTGACTTCATCTTGGCACCAGCTGTGGGCTCACTCACCACTGCTTCCTCTGGGAACAGTCAGGGACCTAGCACTTCCACCATACCTG CAGGGCCATCTACAGAACAATCAGTGGTTGAATCAAAAGACCGAAAGGCCAATGCACATTTGATCCTCAAATTAATGTGTGACAGTGTTGTTTTGAGGCCACATCTGAGGGAGCTGCTCTCTGCAAA GGATGCCCGTGGGATGACTCCCTTCATGCTAGCAGTCAGTGGGAGAGCATACCCTGCTGCCATTACTGTTCTGGAAGCTGCACAGAAAATGGCAAAGG CCAGTGACCCAGGTGTCCCAGAGAAAGAGGATGCAGACactgttttcatggagatgatTTGCCCCACGGGAACAAACCCTGATGACTCTCCACTCTATGTACTGTGTTGTAATGACACCTGCAGCTTCACTTGGACTGGAGCAGAGcacataaaccag GACATTTTTGAGTGTCGAACTTGTGGACTACTCGAGTCGCTCTGCTGCTGCACTGAGTGTGCCAGAGTGTGTCACAAAGGACATGACTGCAA GCTCAAGAGGACCTCTCCAACTGCCTACTGTGATTGCTGGGagaaatgcaaatgtaaaaCGCTAATCGCTGGACAAAAGGCTGCTCGTCTGGATCTCCTCTACAGGCTTCTCACTACCACCAATCTGGTCACCACACCAAACAGCAG AGGAGAGCACATCTTGCTTTTCTTGGTGCAAACTGTAGCCAGGCAGAGTGTGGAGCATTGTCAGTACAGACCTCCACGCATCCGAGAAGACCGGAATCGTAAGACTGCAAATGCAGAAG ACTCTGATATGCCTGACCATGATCTGGAGCCTCCCCGTTTTGCACAGCTGGCTTTGGAGAGGGTCCTTCAAGACTGGAATGCCCTCAAATCcatgatcatgtttggttctcaGGAAAACAAAGACCC ACTTAGTGCCAGCAGTAGGATTGCGCACCTGCTGCCTGAGGAGCAGGTTTACTTGAACCAGCAGAGTGGCACCATTCGCCTTGACTGTTTCACCCACTGCCTCATCGTCAAGTGTGCTCCCGACATCACT ttcATCGACACTTTACTGGGTACATTAGTGAAGGAGCTACAGAATAAATACACCCCTGGGCGGAGAGAGGAGGCCATCACTGTCACCAGGAGGTTTCTGCGCTCTGTGGCAAGAGTGTTTGTCATTCTCAGTGTGGAGATGGCATCATCAAAGAAGAAAAA TAACTTCATCCCCCAGCCCATTGGAAAATGCCGTAGAGTTTTCCAGGCATTGTTGCCATATGCTGTGGAGGAGCTATGTAATGTGGCAGAGTCACTGATAGTGCCTGTCCGGATGGGAATTGCTCGACCCACGGCCCCCTTCACTTTGGCAAGCACAAGCATTGATGCAGTCCAGGGGAGTGAAGAGCTCTTCTCTGTGGAACCACTGCCTCCAAGACCTTCCCCTGACCAATCCAATAG TTCAAACCAGACTGCGGCCTCCTACATCATCAGGAATCCACAGCCTCGACGCAGCAGTCAGTCACAGCCTgtcagagggagagatgaggagcaGGATGACATTGTATCTGCAGATGTGGAAGAG gTTGAGGTGGTTGAAGGTGTTGCAGGTGAAGAAGACCATCATGATGACCAGGAAGAACAGGGAGAAGAAAATGCTGAAGCAGAGGGCCAACATGACGAGCACGATGAAGATG GAAGCGACATGGAGCTGGATCTGTTGGCTGCCGCTGAAACTGAGAGCGATAGTGAAAGTAACCACAGCAACCAGGACAACGCCAGTGGACGCAGAAGTGTTGTCACTGCGGCAACAGCAGGTTCTGAAGCAG GCAGTAGGGTGTCGTTGGCATTTCCTTATTTTG GTGCCAGCAGTGTTCCAGCCTTTTTCTCAGAGGATGATTCTCAGTCCAATGACTCAAGTGATtcggacagcagcagcagccaaaGTGATGATGTGGATCAGGAGACCTTTCTGTTTGATGAGCCTTTGGAGAGAACCACCAGTGCTTctcatgctaacagtgcagccCAGGCCCCGCGTTCCATGCAGTGGGCTGTGAGGAACGCTCCGAGTCAACGGACTACAGGCAATACACCTTCCAGCTCCTCCACACCTGCGG cAAGCTCCACAGGCCTGATCTACATTGATCCCACAAACTTGCGCCGCTCCAGTGCCATCAGCTccagtgcagcagcagcagcagcagctctggaGGCCACAAACTCCAGTAGTTACCTGACATCTGCCAGTAGCTTGGCCCGCGCTTACAGCATCGTTATTAGGCAGATCTCAGACCTTATGAGCCTCATCCCCAAATACAACCACCTGGTCTACTCCCAGTACCCTGCTGCTGTGAAGCTCACTTATCAGGATGCGGTCAGTCTACAG AACTACGTTGAGGAGAAGCTGATTCCCACCTGGAACTGGATGGTGTCGATCATGGATTCGACTGAGGCCCAGCTGAGGTATGGCTCTGCACTGTCCTCTGCTGGAGACCCGGGACACCCCAGCCACCCACTCCATGCCTCTCAGCACTCTGCTCGCAGGGAACGCATGACCGCGCGAGAGGAGGCCAGCCTGCGCACCTTGGAAGGACGCAG GAGGGCAGCCACTCTGTTAACCGCTCGGCAAGGCATGATGTCGGCTCGAGGAGACTTCCTAAACTATGCGTTGTCCCTGATGAGATCCCATAACGATGAGCATTCGGATGTTCTTCCTGTGCTGGATGTCTGCTCCCTAAAGCATGTGGCCTATGTTTTTCAAGCCCTCATTTACTGGATCAAAGCAATGAACCAGCAAACCACACTGGATACCCCACAGCTGGATAGAAAAAg AAATCGGGAAATTTTGGAGCTGGGTTTGGACAATGAGGACTCTGAACATGAGAACGATGAAGACACAAATCAGA GTATGGCAGGGTCAACTCTCCAGGACAAAGATGAGGACCCAGTCCCGGCTGAAACAGGTCAAAACCACCCTTTTTTCCGTCGGTCCGACTCCATGACATTCCTTGGCTGTATACCGCCAAACCCCTTCGATGTTCCACTGGCTGAGGCTATACCACTCGCAGACCAACCCCATCTTCTACAG CCTAATGCCAGGAAGGAGGATCTGTTTGGCCGCCCCTCACAGGGCCTgtactcctcttcctcctcctcatcatacATGGCGACAAAAGGGCTGGCCGAGGCGAGTGTGGACCGGAACTGCCTGGAGGTAAACCCCTCTCAG ATTCTACCAACCAAGATGTCTTATTCAGCCAACTTGAAGAATGTGATGAGTATGGAGACAAGTCAGAGAGGCCCTGAAGCCCAGACCCTTGGGGATCAGGAGCTGGAGCCATCCAAACCGGGACCTTCGCCCCATGACCTGGCAGCACAGCTCAAGAGCAGCCTGCTGGCCGAAATCGGACTAACAGAGAGTGACGGACCACCTCTACCATCCTTCAG GCCCCACTGCAGTTTCATGGGGATGATGATTTCACATGACATGCTGCTGGGTCGCTGGCGTCTATCACTTGAATTGTTTGGCCGCGTCTTTATGGAGGATGTTGGAGCTGAGCCTGGATCG ATTCTCACTGAGCTGGGTGGATTTGAAGTAAAGGAGTCAAAGTTTCGCCGAGAAATGGAGAAGCTCAGAAACCTTCAGTCCCGGGACCTAGCTCTAGAGGTGGACCGAGATCGAGACCAGCTCATTCAGCAGACCATGCGGCAACTCAACACACACTTTGGCCGCCGCTGCACCACCACCCCCATGGCCGTGCACAGAGTCAAAGTGACCTTTAAGGACGAGCCTGGAGAGGGCAGTGGAGTGGCCCGAAGCTTCTACACTGCCATCGCCCTTGCCCTCCTGTCTAACGACAAGCTGCCCAACCTGGACTGTGTACAGAGTGTCAGCAAGGGCATGCAGGCCAGCAGTACGTGTCATCACGATTACAATTCAA atCTAATGCAGCGGCTGAGAAATCGAGACCGAGAAAGAGAGCGGAGAAGTGGGGGTCTGCGAGCAGGATccaggagagacagagatag AGACTCCAGGAGACAGCTGTCTATTGATACCAGACCTTTCAGGCCCTCATCGGAGGGCAACCCCAGTGACGAGCCCGACCCACTGCCTGCGCACAGGCAGGCTCTGGGGGAGAGGCTGTATCCGCGGGTTCACGCAATGCAACCA GCCTTTGCCAGTAAAATCACAGGGATGCTgttggagctgtctccggctcaGCTGCTGTTGCTTCTCGCCAGTGAGGACTCCCTCAGAGCCAGAGTAGAGGAGGCCATGGAACTCCTTATAGCACATGGAAG AGAAAATGGGGCTGACAGTATACTGGACCTTGGTCTTTTGGAGACCCCAGAAAAAGCACAA CAGCAGGAGAACCGAAAGCGCCATGGTTCTACACGCAGTGTGGTGGACATGGAGCTCGATGATCCAGACGACGGGGACGATAACGCTCCTCTTTTCTATCAGCCGGGAAAACGTGGGTTTTACTCCCCAAGACCAGGCAAAAACACAGAGGCCAGGCTCAACTGTTTCAGAAACATTGGGAG aatACTGGGGTTATGTCTACTACAAAATGAACTCTGCCCAATCACGTTAAA